In one Micromonospora polyrhachis genomic region, the following are encoded:
- the pdxR gene encoding MocR-like pyridoxine biosynthesis transcription factor PdxR, translated as MSTLETLIELDRSRPGLTDQLTEALREAIVWGRLAPGTRLPASRGLAADLRLSRGVVVEAYEQLVAEGRLVARRGSGTVVAAPSAGPVPAGGRRRRRAARLDVLRPVEDRPDGLPDYRDQGVVPLRPGVPDTALFPRVPWRRAYERALRELPDAVLDYGDPAGAARLRVELAGYLGRVRSARVEAANLLVTTGAAQAFHVVAAVLRSRGETRVGFEDPGSLGLRNQLLDLGLRPVPVPVDADGLDVAALDRTGVRAVVVTPAHQFPTGVVLAPARRAALLAWARRVDGLIVEDDYDAEFRYDRDPVGCLQGLAPELVAHISSVSKSLAPAMRLGWLAVPPPVRAVAGTAKFTADLGGPVLEQMAFAEFLASGGYDRHLRRARRVYRQRRDALVEAVRQHLPEARISGVAAGLHLVVELPDGIDDVAWGRAARAAGLGPLALSRLRMPISAADHGTPPRPEPPGLVLGYAAHSPAELVRAVRTLAALIH; from the coding sequence TTGTCGACCCTGGAGACGCTGATCGAACTGGACCGGAGCCGCCCCGGCCTCACCGACCAGCTCACCGAGGCGCTGCGGGAGGCGATCGTGTGGGGTCGGCTCGCCCCGGGCACCCGCCTGCCGGCCAGCCGGGGCCTCGCCGCCGACCTGCGCCTGTCCCGGGGCGTGGTGGTCGAGGCGTACGAGCAGTTGGTCGCCGAGGGGCGGCTGGTGGCCCGACGCGGCTCCGGGACCGTGGTCGCCGCTCCGTCGGCGGGCCCGGTCCCGGCAGGTGGGCGGCGGAGGCGGCGAGCGGCCCGACTGGACGTGTTGCGCCCGGTCGAGGACCGACCGGACGGGTTGCCGGACTACCGTGACCAGGGGGTGGTGCCGCTGCGACCGGGAGTGCCGGACACCGCCCTGTTCCCCCGGGTGCCGTGGCGGCGGGCGTACGAGCGGGCGCTGCGCGAGTTACCCGACGCCGTCCTCGACTACGGCGACCCGGCCGGGGCGGCCCGGCTGCGGGTCGAGCTTGCCGGCTACCTTGGTCGGGTCCGGTCGGCCCGGGTCGAGGCGGCGAATCTGCTGGTCACCACGGGTGCGGCGCAGGCTTTTCACGTGGTCGCGGCGGTGTTGCGCAGCCGGGGCGAGACCCGGGTGGGGTTCGAGGATCCGGGCAGTCTCGGCCTCCGCAATCAACTTCTCGACCTGGGTCTGCGGCCGGTGCCGGTGCCGGTCGACGCCGACGGGTTGGACGTGGCAGCGCTCGACCGAACCGGGGTACGGGCGGTCGTGGTCACCCCGGCACACCAGTTCCCGACCGGTGTGGTGCTCGCCCCGGCCCGCCGGGCGGCCCTCCTCGCCTGGGCTCGACGGGTTGACGGGCTGATCGTCGAGGACGACTACGACGCCGAGTTCCGCTACGACCGCGACCCGGTGGGTTGCCTTCAGGGGCTCGCCCCGGAGCTGGTCGCGCACATCAGTTCGGTCAGCAAGTCGCTTGCCCCGGCGATGCGCCTCGGCTGGCTCGCCGTGCCGCCCCCGGTACGGGCGGTGGCGGGCACCGCCAAGTTCACGGCCGACCTGGGCGGACCGGTGCTGGAACAGATGGCCTTCGCCGAGTTTCTGGCCAGTGGCGGTTACGACCGGCACCTGCGTCGGGCCCGCCGGGTCTACCGGCAGCGGCGGGACGCCCTGGTAGAGGCGGTACGCCAGCATCTGCCCGAAGCCCGGATCTCCGGCGTGGCAGCGGGCCTGCACCTCGTGGTGGAACTGCCCGACGGGATCGACGACGTGGCGTGGGGGCGGGCCGCCCGGGCCGCCGGGCTCGGGCCGCTCGCGCTGTCCCGGCTCCGGATGCCCATATCGGCGGCCGACCATGGGACACCACCTCGGCCGGAGCCGCCGGGCCTGGTCCTGGGCTACGCGGCGCACTCACCGGCCGAACTCGTCCGCGCTGTGCGGACGCTGGCGGCGCTGATCCATTAG
- a CDS encoding DUF885 domain-containing protein, with protein sequence MPPFVPVSEQIVDAILGSDPVLASESGDHRFDDRLPDLSTDAVAADVAMLRDAGNALSEVDVDGLDLPEQVDHAVLTALVDRHLFELTEVRDHEWDPLRHNPGALLHALLARPFAPADVRLASLTGRLAAVPDALATARATLRDMPRIHAETAVGQFAGTAGLIRSELPALLAEAPALRGEVEPAARAAVRALEEFTDWLRAGLRADDGPGRDPRLGRRLWEARLWHTLDTELSATQVLDRARNALDRTTEELRAAAAELAGGPATDETVRQALDRLAAEHPTDATIVALAERTLIEATEFVRAHDLVSIPDDPCVIAEMPEFARGVAVAYCDPPGPLETASVPTFYCIAPTPADWSPQQVESFYREYNSHLIRNLTVHEAMPGHFLQLAHSRRYRGSTRVRSLGWSGPFVEGWAVYAEEALADLGFGGLPVRIQQLKMRLRMSLNAVLDQLVHCEELPEAEAMALMTGRGFQEVGEAAGKWRRALLTSTQLSTYFVGYTEVAEVAALRPAGTTARQWHDAMLAHGSPPPRHLRTLLGV encoded by the coding sequence ATGCCACCCTTCGTACCCGTCTCAGAGCAGATCGTCGATGCGATCCTGGGCAGTGACCCCGTACTGGCCAGTGAGTCCGGCGACCACCGGTTCGACGACCGGTTGCCGGACCTGTCCACCGACGCGGTCGCCGCCGACGTGGCGATGTTGCGGGACGCCGGCAACGCCCTGTCCGAAGTTGACGTAGATGGGCTCGACCTGCCGGAGCAGGTCGACCACGCGGTGCTGACCGCACTGGTGGACCGGCACCTCTTCGAGTTGACCGAGGTGCGCGACCACGAGTGGGATCCGCTGCGGCACAACCCGGGAGCGCTGCTGCACGCCCTGCTGGCCCGGCCGTTCGCCCCGGCCGACGTACGCCTGGCGAGCCTGACCGGCCGGCTGGCCGCCGTACCGGATGCGTTGGCGACCGCGCGCGCGACGCTGCGCGACATGCCGCGGATCCATGCCGAGACGGCGGTCGGGCAGTTCGCCGGCACGGCGGGGCTGATCCGCAGCGAGCTGCCCGCCCTGCTGGCCGAGGCACCCGCGCTGCGCGGCGAGGTCGAGCCGGCGGCCCGGGCGGCGGTCCGGGCGCTGGAGGAGTTCACCGACTGGCTGCGTGCCGGTCTACGCGCCGACGACGGGCCGGGTCGGGATCCCCGGCTGGGCCGGCGGCTCTGGGAGGCCCGGCTCTGGCACACCCTGGACACCGAACTCTCCGCCACGCAGGTGCTGGACCGGGCCCGGAACGCCCTGGACCGCACCACCGAGGAGTTGCGTGCCGCCGCCGCCGAGCTGGCCGGTGGTCCGGCGACCGACGAGACGGTACGGCAGGCGCTGGACCGGCTGGCCGCCGAGCACCCGACCGACGCGACGATCGTGGCGCTGGCCGAGCGGACCCTCATCGAGGCCACCGAATTCGTCCGGGCCCACGACTTGGTGTCGATCCCGGACGACCCGTGTGTGATCGCCGAGATGCCGGAGTTCGCCCGGGGTGTGGCGGTGGCCTACTGCGACCCGCCCGGGCCGCTGGAGACCGCGTCGGTGCCGACCTTCTACTGCATCGCGCCCACCCCGGCCGACTGGTCGCCCCAGCAGGTGGAGTCGTTCTACCGGGAGTACAACAGTCACCTGATCCGCAACCTGACCGTGCACGAGGCGATGCCCGGCCATTTCCTACAACTGGCCCACTCCCGCCGCTATCGGGGCAGCACCCGGGTCCGGTCGCTCGGCTGGTCCGGCCCGTTCGTCGAGGGCTGGGCGGTGTACGCCGAGGAGGCCCTGGCCGACCTCGGCTTCGGTGGCCTGCCGGTCCGCATCCAGCAGTTGAAGATGCGGCTGAGGATGAGCCTCAACGCGGTTCTGGACCAGCTCGTGCACTGCGAGGAGTTGCCCGAGGCGGAGGCGATGGCGCTGATGACCGGGCGCGGGTTCCAGGAGGTGGGCGAGGCGGCCGGCAAGTGGCGGCGGGCCCTGCTCACCTCGACGCAGCTGTCGACGTATTTTGTCGGTTACACCGAGGTCGCAGAGGTCGCCGCACTACGCCCGGCGGGCACCACCGCCCGGCAGTGGCATGACGCGATGCTCGCGCACGGCTCCCCGCCGCCCCGACACCTGCGCACCCTGCTCGGGGTGTGA
- a CDS encoding response regulator transcription factor, producing MRVLVVEDQPDLANSVARVLRREGMAVDVAYDGGSALERTTVVEYDVIVLDRDLPVVHGDDVCRTLVNRGTLTRVLMLTASGTLAERVEGLNLGADDYLPKPFAYAELVARIRAVSRRSRPAAPPVLVHGDLRLDPAQRTATRAGGRLSLSPKEFAVLEYLLSCGSRVVSAEELLDRVWDEAADPFTTTVKATMNRLRAKLGDPPVIETVPRAGYRI from the coding sequence ATGCGGGTACTCGTGGTGGAAGACCAACCCGACCTGGCGAACTCGGTGGCCCGGGTGCTGCGGCGGGAAGGGATGGCCGTCGACGTCGCCTACGATGGCGGATCGGCGTTGGAGCGAACCACGGTGGTCGAGTACGACGTCATCGTCCTGGACCGGGATCTTCCCGTGGTGCACGGAGACGACGTGTGCCGAACCCTGGTCAACCGCGGAACGCTGACCCGGGTGCTCATGCTGACCGCCTCGGGCACGCTCGCCGAGCGGGTCGAAGGGCTGAATCTGGGTGCCGACGACTACCTGCCCAAGCCGTTCGCCTACGCCGAACTGGTGGCCCGGATCCGGGCGGTGAGCCGACGCTCCCGGCCCGCCGCGCCACCTGTCCTGGTCCACGGCGACCTGCGGTTGGACCCGGCACAGCGGACAGCCACCCGCGCCGGGGGTCGCCTGTCGTTGAGCCCGAAGGAGTTCGCCGTGCTGGAGTACCTGCTGAGCTGCGGCAGTCGGGTGGTGTCCGCCGAGGAACTGCTCGACCGGGTCTGGGACGAGGCTGCCGATCCGTTCACCACCACCGTGAAAGCCACGATGAATCGGCTGCGTGCCAAGCTCGGCGACCCACCGGTCATCGAGACCGTCCCCCGAGCCGGCTACCGGATCTGA
- a CDS encoding FtsX-like permease family protein, with the protein MGRILLVVRLALRDLRRRRSEAVLLLITILAATTTLTLGLVLRDAASDPYENTRAATKGPDVVATIGQSADLASLEKLATASGVTEHSGPYPVIAEKLGASGRTSDVQVEGRDATSAAVDQPEVTQGSWVSDGGVVLEAAFANSLDVGVGDSVTLGDRSFKVVGVAVTAAMPPYPGASCIVSVGCINGAIPQDQQLPAGLLHNPGLVWLTQADVRSLASAAQGSMSYVMNLKLADPDEAQAFVDSIGGDHGGAMSMQTWESILADATDLARDSQILLLIGAWLLGLLAVANLSVLVGGRMADQTRRVGLLKAVGGTPGLVAVVLLAEYLLVAIVAAAAGLTIGALTAPLLTESSAGLVGSAGTPSLTWFTIGSVTAVALGVAVVATAVPAVRAARSSTVSALADAARPPRRTGWLIALSARLPVPLLLALRVAARRPRRVVLGVVSIAVTVSGIYVLLVLNAFLGDQSDAGGYDESQVATLRQVLGVWTVVLLSLSAVNAIVITWATVLDNRHASALARALGATPQEMTVALAAAQVLPALVGAVLGVFPGGWALFAAINAITGGDSDKATLPAPWQLVGLVLATVLAVAALSAVPARLGGRRPVTATL; encoded by the coding sequence ATGGGTCGCATCCTCCTCGTGGTCCGCCTGGCGCTGCGTGACCTCCGACGGCGTCGTAGCGAAGCCGTGCTTCTGCTGATCACCATCCTGGCCGCCACCACGACACTGACGCTCGGGCTCGTTCTGCGCGACGCGGCCAGTGATCCGTACGAGAACACCCGGGCGGCAACCAAGGGACCCGACGTGGTCGCCACCATCGGTCAGTCCGCCGACCTCGCCAGCCTTGAGAAACTGGCCACCGCCTCCGGCGTCACCGAGCACAGCGGACCGTACCCCGTCATCGCCGAAAAGCTCGGGGCGTCTGGCCGGACATCGGACGTGCAGGTCGAAGGGCGCGACGCCACCAGCGCGGCGGTCGATCAGCCCGAGGTGACGCAGGGCAGTTGGGTCAGCGACGGTGGCGTGGTGCTCGAAGCCGCCTTCGCCAACTCGCTCGATGTGGGTGTTGGTGACTCGGTCACCCTGGGCGATAGGTCGTTCAAGGTCGTCGGCGTCGCGGTCACCGCCGCCATGCCGCCCTATCCCGGGGCATCCTGCATCGTCTCCGTCGGCTGCATCAACGGTGCCATCCCGCAGGACCAGCAGCTGCCGGCGGGGTTGCTGCACAATCCCGGGCTGGTCTGGCTCACTCAGGCCGATGTGCGCAGCCTCGCCTCGGCCGCCCAGGGCTCGATGTCCTATGTGATGAACCTGAAGCTGGCCGACCCGGACGAAGCCCAGGCATTCGTCGACTCGATCGGCGGCGATCATGGCGGTGCCATGTCGATGCAGACCTGGGAGAGCATCCTCGCCGACGCCACCGACCTGGCCCGCGACTCCCAGATCCTGCTGCTGATCGGTGCCTGGCTACTCGGCCTGCTCGCCGTGGCCAATCTCTCGGTGCTGGTCGGCGGCCGGATGGCCGACCAGACCCGGCGCGTCGGACTCCTCAAGGCGGTCGGCGGCACCCCGGGCCTGGTCGCTGTCGTACTGCTCGCGGAGTATCTCCTGGTGGCCATCGTCGCGGCGGCGGCCGGGCTGACGATCGGGGCGCTGACCGCTCCGTTGCTCACCGAATCGAGCGCGGGCCTCGTCGGCAGCGCGGGGACCCCGTCGTTGACCTGGTTCACGATCGGTTCGGTGACCGCCGTGGCACTCGGCGTCGCGGTGGTGGCGACCGCTGTTCCGGCCGTACGCGCGGCCCGCTCCAGCACCGTCAGCGCGCTGGCCGACGCGGCACGCCCACCTCGCCGCACCGGCTGGCTTATCGCTCTCTCGGCGCGCCTGCCCGTCCCGCTGCTGCTCGCTCTGCGGGTCGCCGCCCGCCGGCCGCGACGGGTGGTGCTGGGCGTGGTCAGCATCGCGGTCACGGTCAGCGGGATCTACGTCCTGCTGGTGCTCAACGCCTTCCTCGGCGATCAGTCGGACGCTGGCGGATACGACGAGAGTCAGGTCGCGACCCTGCGCCAGGTGCTCGGAGTCTGGACGGTCGTCCTGCTCTCCCTGTCGGCGGTCAACGCCATCGTCATCACCTGGGCGACGGTGCTCGACAACCGGCATGCTTCGGCGCTGGCACGCGCCCTCGGTGCCACCCCGCAGGAAATGACCGTCGCTCTGGCGGCCGCGCAGGTGCTACCCGCGCTCGTCGGTGCCGTCCTGGGGGTCTTCCCAGGAGGCTGGGCGCTGTTCGCCGCCATCAACGCAATCACCGGCGGAGACAGCGACAAGGCCACGCTTCCGGCGCCCTGGCAGCTCGTCGGCCTGGTGCTGGCAACCGTGCTGGCGGTGGCGGCGCTCAGTGCCGTACCCGCCCGCCTCGGCGGCCGCCGGCCCGTGACCGCGACTCTTTGA
- a CDS encoding ABC transporter ATP-binding protein: MSDTADTPVLSTRGLRKEYGKGEGLVRAVDGVDLDVGAGETVAIMGPSGCGKSTLLHLLGGLDRPSGGKVLLNGRRIDNIGEKALARMRRTDVSYVFQSFHLMEELTAVENVELSALLAGRSPRAARRRAEELLDQLGLAGRSRFLPSALSGGQRQRVAVARALSNEPLVVLADEPTGNLDSAATLDVLQLFKDLHESGQTLVIVTHDARIAATADRMFSMRDGTLVDDTQLTGDATGQLGALVGLED; the protein is encoded by the coding sequence GTGAGCGACACCGCCGACACGCCCGTGCTGAGCACCCGTGGGTTACGGAAGGAGTACGGCAAGGGGGAAGGGCTGGTACGCGCCGTCGACGGGGTCGATCTCGACGTCGGCGCGGGAGAGACAGTGGCGATCATGGGGCCCAGCGGCTGCGGTAAGTCCACGCTGCTGCACCTGCTGGGCGGGCTGGACCGACCCTCGGGCGGCAAGGTGTTGCTGAACGGCCGGCGTATCGACAACATCGGCGAAAAAGCCCTGGCCAGGATGCGGCGAACCGACGTCAGCTACGTCTTCCAGTCCTTCCACCTGATGGAGGAACTCACCGCCGTCGAAAACGTCGAACTGTCGGCACTGCTCGCTGGACGGTCGCCGAGGGCCGCCCGTCGGCGCGCGGAGGAGTTGCTGGATCAGCTCGGGCTCGCCGGCCGGTCGCGCTTCCTGCCCTCCGCGCTCTCCGGCGGCCAGCGGCAGCGGGTCGCGGTCGCCCGGGCACTGAGCAACGAGCCGCTGGTCGTTCTCGCTGACGAACCGACCGGAAACCTGGACAGCGCCGCCACCCTGGACGTCCTCCAGCTCTTCAAGGACCTGCACGAGTCCGGGCAGACGCTGGTCATCGTCACGCACGACGCGCGGATCGCGGCCACCGCGGACCGGATGTTCTCGATGCGCGACGGCACGCTCGTCGACGATACCCAGCTGACCGGTGACGCCACCGGGCAGCTCGGCGCGCTCGTCGGACTGGAGGACTGA
- a CDS encoding DMT family transporter — MNPKDLRALLLCVAGMAIVGSSVSISQLILDYPPLTGQALRYALATAVLLAIARCFPRLGGGEVGTGGRLTGREWGILLALAATGMAAFNACILIALPHADPAVVGTFIGAAPLGLALLGPLLRGGRPTVRLVAAAGIVVAGTALVHGSGRSDVIGLLASLGAFGGEVAFSLLAAMVLPRLGAVRVAAYSCALAVPLLLVTAVATGEPARWRLPTQVEAITLGYLAALMTVVAFLAWFTGLRRLGVERAGILVGLMPLATLITAAIQAGQLPDLGQSLGVLVVAAGLAVGLTARHRSPVDQPDLLAEGADSKVTIDPLESNRVRPQAVAGEAAGYSLGNKSGSAAATG, encoded by the coding sequence GTGAACCCCAAGGATCTTCGGGCCCTGCTGCTCTGCGTCGCCGGCATGGCGATCGTGGGCAGCTCGGTCTCGATCAGCCAGCTCATCCTCGACTACCCGCCACTGACCGGTCAGGCCCTCCGCTACGCACTCGCCACCGCCGTGCTGCTTGCCATCGCCCGCTGCTTTCCGCGACTCGGTGGGGGCGAGGTCGGCACAGGAGGCCGGCTGACCGGGCGCGAATGGGGCATCCTCCTCGCGCTGGCCGCGACCGGGATGGCCGCCTTCAACGCCTGCATCCTGATCGCCCTGCCCCACGCCGACCCGGCCGTCGTCGGCACCTTCATCGGTGCCGCCCCACTGGGCCTGGCGCTGCTCGGTCCACTGCTGCGCGGCGGTCGGCCGACGGTCCGGCTGGTGGCGGCGGCCGGAATCGTGGTCGCCGGCACCGCACTGGTACACGGCAGCGGCCGGTCAGACGTGATCGGCCTGCTCGCCTCGCTCGGCGCGTTCGGCGGCGAAGTCGCGTTCTCGCTGCTCGCCGCCATGGTGTTACCGAGGCTCGGCGCGGTACGCGTCGCCGCCTACAGTTGTGCGCTGGCCGTACCGCTGCTCCTGGTCACCGCCGTGGCCACCGGTGAACCGGCCCGCTGGCGGCTGCCCACCCAGGTGGAGGCGATCACCCTCGGCTACCTGGCCGCGTTGATGACGGTGGTCGCCTTCCTCGCCTGGTTCACCGGGCTACGTCGGTTGGGCGTCGAACGCGCCGGCATCCTCGTCGGGCTGATGCCACTGGCCACCCTGATCACCGCCGCGATCCAGGCCGGGCAGCTACCGGACCTCGGGCAGAGTCTCGGTGTACTGGTGGTCGCCGCAGGGCTCGCCGTTGGCCTGACCGCCCGCCACCGCTCTCCCGTCGATCAGCCCGACCTCCTGGCGGAGGGCGCGGATTCGAAGGTGACGATTGATCCCCTTGAGAGCAATCGTGTCAGACCTCAGGCCGTGGCCGGTGAGGCGGCCGGTTACTCACTGGGAAACAAATCGGGGTCGGCCGCAGCAACCGGTTAG
- the eno gene encoding phosphopyruvate hydratase, with protein MATIEGIVAREILDSRGNPTVEVEIGLDDGTIARAAVPSGASTGAFEAVELRDGDADRYQGKGVEKAVANIEDRIVDEIIGYEASEQRLIDQRMLDIDGTADKSGLGANAILGVSLAVAKAAAKSADLSLFRYLGGPNAHLLPVPMMNILNGGAHADSNVDIQEFMIAPIGAPTFREALRSGTEVYHALKSVLKKKGLGTGLGDEGGFAPDLPTNSAALDLIGEAVEKAGYRLGTDIVFALDVAATEFFENGSYTFEGGTKSADEMTAYYHKLADAYPIVSIEDPLSEDDWSGWATLTASIGDRIQIVGDDLFVTNPQRIARGIAENAANAVLVKVNQIGSLTETFDAVDLAHRANFRCMMSHRSGETEDTTIADLAVAMGCGQIKTGAPARSERVAKYNQLLRIEEELADAARYAGAGAFPRYRSA; from the coding sequence GTGGCCACCATCGAGGGAATCGTCGCCCGGGAGATTCTCGACTCGCGAGGCAACCCGACCGTCGAGGTCGAAATTGGGCTGGACGACGGCACGATCGCCCGTGCCGCAGTGCCGTCCGGTGCCTCCACCGGCGCCTTCGAAGCGGTCGAGCTGCGCGACGGCGACGCCGACCGCTACCAGGGCAAGGGCGTGGAGAAGGCGGTCGCCAACATCGAGGACCGCATCGTCGACGAGATCATCGGCTACGAGGCCAGCGAGCAGCGGCTGATCGACCAGCGGATGCTGGACATCGACGGCACCGCCGACAAGTCCGGCCTCGGCGCGAACGCCATCCTGGGCGTGTCGCTGGCGGTGGCCAAGGCGGCGGCCAAGAGCGCCGACCTGAGCCTGTTCCGCTACCTGGGCGGCCCCAACGCTCACCTGCTGCCGGTGCCGATGATGAACATCCTCAACGGCGGGGCACACGCCGACTCCAACGTCGACATCCAGGAGTTCATGATCGCGCCGATCGGCGCGCCCACCTTCCGCGAGGCGCTGCGCTCGGGCACCGAGGTCTACCACGCACTCAAGTCGGTGCTGAAGAAGAAGGGCCTCGGCACCGGCCTGGGCGACGAGGGCGGCTTCGCCCCCGACCTGCCGACCAACTCCGCCGCGCTCGACCTGATCGGCGAGGCCGTCGAGAAGGCCGGCTACCGGCTCGGCACCGACATCGTCTTCGCGCTCGACGTGGCCGCTACCGAGTTCTTCGAGAACGGCTCCTACACGTTCGAGGGCGGCACCAAGTCGGCCGACGAGATGACGGCCTACTACCACAAGCTGGCCGACGCGTACCCGATCGTGTCGATCGAGGACCCGCTCTCCGAGGACGACTGGAGCGGCTGGGCCACCCTCACCGCCTCCATCGGTGACCGGATCCAGATCGTCGGCGACGACCTGTTCGTCACCAACCCGCAGCGCATCGCCCGGGGCATCGCGGAGAACGCGGCCAACGCCGTACTGGTGAAGGTCAACCAGATCGGTTCGCTGACCGAGACCTTCGACGCGGTCGACCTGGCTCACCGCGCCAACTTCCGGTGCATGATGAGCCACCGGTCCGGCGAGACCGAGGACACCACGATCGCCGACCTGGCGGTGGCGATGGGCTGCGGCCAGATCAAGACCGGCGCCCCGGCCCGGTCCGAGCGGGTCGCCAAGTACAACCAGCTCCTGCGGATCGAGGAGGAGCTGGCCGACGCGGCTCGGTACGCCGGCGCGGGCGCCTTCCCGCGCTACCGTTCCGCCTGA
- a CDS encoding sensor histidine kinase — translation MQLGRHPLRLRLTLLYCLVSVVSSAVLLVIMYALASSLSPRLVRPRPGPPALPLPYQGPPGAGDGGTASRVHDFSAEMLVLPGIALAIMAVLSLLLGWLIAGRMLRPVLTMTERLHQISERNVHERLSLPGRRNELKDLADTVDGLLGRLETALDAHKRFVANAAHELRTPLTVERALLEEPLIDPGASLESFRANFERLLAITDQRGQLLESLLTLSRSEEATSRDEPVDLTGLIEGALQDRAPDVHRRGLRVRSALRPVRIAGDPVLLAHLLANLCDNAIHYNVPGGTVEIGVRREAGRVVLSVANTGQVIPPDQVDRLFEPFQRLHRTADGGHHGLGLSIVRAIVRAHRANLTAVARPDGGLAVDIAFPRITPDP, via the coding sequence GTGCAGCTCGGTCGGCACCCGCTGCGACTCCGGCTGACGCTGCTGTACTGCCTGGTTTCGGTGGTCTCCAGCGCCGTTCTGCTGGTCATCATGTACGCCCTGGCCAGCAGCCTGAGCCCGCGCCTGGTGCGGCCGAGGCCCGGGCCGCCCGCACTACCGTTGCCATACCAGGGCCCGCCCGGGGCGGGCGACGGCGGGACCGCATCCCGCGTCCATGATTTCTCCGCAGAGATGCTGGTCCTGCCCGGCATCGCGCTGGCGATCATGGCGGTGTTATCGCTGCTGTTGGGCTGGCTGATCGCCGGCCGCATGCTGCGTCCGGTGCTGACCATGACCGAGCGCCTGCACCAGATCTCCGAACGCAACGTGCACGAGCGGCTGTCCCTGCCCGGCCGTCGCAACGAGCTGAAAGACCTCGCAGACACGGTGGACGGGCTGCTCGGCCGGTTGGAGACCGCTCTCGACGCGCACAAGCGGTTCGTTGCCAACGCCGCCCACGAACTGCGGACGCCGTTGACAGTCGAACGCGCGTTGCTGGAGGAGCCGCTGATCGACCCCGGGGCCAGCTTGGAATCGTTCCGGGCCAACTTCGAGCGGCTGCTGGCCATCACCGACCAGCGGGGGCAGTTACTGGAGTCGCTGCTCACGCTGTCGCGCAGCGAGGAAGCCACCAGCCGGGACGAGCCGGTGGACCTTACCGGCCTGATCGAAGGGGCACTCCAAGACCGGGCACCGGACGTGCATCGGCGCGGCCTGCGGGTGCGGAGCGCGCTCCGGCCCGTACGGATAGCGGGTGACCCGGTGTTGCTCGCACATCTGCTGGCCAACCTTTGCGACAACGCGATCCATTACAACGTGCCGGGCGGCACTGTCGAGATTGGCGTACGGCGCGAGGCTGGGCGGGTCGTCCTGTCCGTGGCGAACACCGGCCAGGTCATCCCACCCGACCAGGTCGACCGGCTGTTCGAGCCGTTCCAGCGGCTGCACCGCACTGCCGACGGCGGCCATCATGGTCTGGGACTGTCGATCGTGCGCGCGATCGTGCGAGCCCACCGGGCCAATCTGACCGCCGTCGCCCGTCCCGACGGTGGCCTCGCTGTCGACATTGCCTTCCCCAGGATCACACCGGACCCCTAA